One genomic window of Haemorhous mexicanus isolate bHaeMex1 chromosome 17, bHaeMex1.pri, whole genome shotgun sequence includes the following:
- the CLEC19A gene encoding C-type lectin domain family 19 member A, which translates to MPEPVHAYSCPLFWTEYEGHCYRYFPINKTWAEADLYCAEFSIGIRSAKLASIHSWEENVFVYDLVNSRVPGIPTDIWTGLNDLRQEGHFEWTDGSSYDYQYWDGSQPDDGIHSIPEEEDCVQIWYRHSSALRSWNDNACGRAFPFVCKIPSLALD; encoded by the exons aTGCCTGAGCCTGTCCATGCCTACTCCTGCCCACTCTTCTGGACAGAGTATGAAGGCCACTGCTACCGCTACTTCCCCATCAACAAAACCTGGGCTGAAGCTGACCTCTACTGTGCTGAGTTCTCCATCGGAATCAGGTCAGCCAAGCTGGCCTCCATCCACAG ctgggaagaaaaCGTCTTTGTGTACGACCTGGTGAACAGCCGCGTGCCCGGCATCCCCACTGACATCTGGACAGGACTCAATGACCTACGGCAG GAGGGTCACTTTGAGTGGACTGATGGCTCCTCCTACGACTACCAGTACTGGGATGGCAGCCAGCCTGACGATGGGATCCACTCCATCCCCGAGGAGGAGGACTGCGTGCAGATCTGGTACAGACACAGCAGTG CACTGCGCTCCTGGAACGACAACGCCTGTGGCAGAGCCTTCCCCTTTGTCTGCAAGATCCCCTCACTGGCCCTGGACtga